In Brachyspira hampsonii, the following are encoded in one genomic region:
- a CDS encoding peptide ABC transporter substrate-binding protein, whose amino-acid sequence MKKFYLILISLIVFASCSSKKVNDENTVHVNLGAEPKTIDPALNITLQGSTYVTHLFECLTTKYKDIAIQPGAAESWEISEDGLTYIFHLRTNGKWSDGKPLTAHDFEYSWKRVVDPDTASEPSYLFEPILNFSNVNGGYMPVDEFGIKAIDDYTLEVKLEYPTAYFLELVNLPVFSPVRKDMVEKDPDNWTRNPKTCIGNGAFALYERKPDESITVVKNTNYWAADTIVAEKIKFVLMDNPNSAVAGVKEGSLHFSDQFPYQDIDTLREEGYIDTATRIGTQYYALNTTNETLKDKRVRKALSLAIDRNYIVDNVLKSGKPAGALVPWGVTDVEGYFRDNAGEYISTNKEDYKKNVEEAQRLMAEAGYPNGEGFPVLEFFVTFSNDIPMFEAVQNMWKVNLGIDVKLTQMEFAPFINAFRTERNYTMAAASWTGSYNDPTTFLSMFVSYSYKNHSLFTNKAFDDAIIAASRTIDQNIRMRELHKAEKILIEDEAVIIPIAYFEPAVLKSPNLKDVFYIPFAQYKFSYSYLEK is encoded by the coding sequence ATGAAAAAGTTTTATTTAATTTTAATTTCTTTAATAGTTTTTGCTTCTTGTTCAAGTAAAAAAGTTAATGACGAGAATACTGTACATGTGAATTTAGGTGCAGAACCAAAAACCATAGACCCTGCTTTGAATATAACATTGCAAGGCTCTACCTATGTAACTCATTTGTTTGAGTGTTTAACTACAAAATATAAAGATATTGCTATTCAGCCCGGAGCTGCGGAAAGTTGGGAAATATCCGAAGACGGACTTACATATATATTTCATTTAAGAACTAATGGAAAATGGTCTGATGGAAAACCTTTAACTGCACATGATTTTGAATATTCATGGAAAAGAGTAGTTGATCCTGATACGGCAAGCGAACCTAGTTATTTGTTTGAGCCTATACTTAACTTTTCTAATGTTAATGGCGGATATATGCCGGTTGATGAGTTTGGAATAAAGGCTATAGATGATTATACTTTAGAGGTGAAATTAGAGTACCCTACAGCCTATTTTTTGGAGCTTGTAAATTTACCTGTATTTTCACCGGTAAGAAAGGATATGGTGGAAAAAGATCCTGATAATTGGACTAGAAACCCTAAAACTTGTATAGGAAACGGAGCTTTTGCTTTATATGAAAGAAAACCAGATGAAAGCATTACCGTTGTAAAAAATACTAATTATTGGGCAGCTGATACGATAGTTGCTGAAAAAATTAAATTCGTTCTTATGGATAATCCTAATTCAGCAGTTGCAGGAGTAAAAGAGGGTTCTTTACATTTTTCAGATCAGTTTCCTTATCAGGATATAGATACTTTGAGAGAGGAAGGCTATATTGATACTGCAACAAGAATAGGTACTCAGTATTATGCGTTAAATACAACTAATGAAACTTTAAAAGACAAAAGAGTAAGAAAAGCTTTATCTCTTGCAATAGACAGAAACTATATAGTAGATAATGTATTAAAATCCGGTAAGCCTGCAGGAGCTCTAGTGCCTTGGGGAGTTACAGATGTTGAGGGATATTTCAGAGATAATGCTGGTGAATATATAAGCACTAATAAAGAAGATTATAAAAAGAATGTAGAAGAAGCTCAGAGATTAATGGCTGAAGCAGGATATCCTAATGGAGAAGGATTTCCTGTATTAGAGTTTTTTGTTACTTTTAGTAATGATATACCTATGTTTGAAGCAGTTCAGAATATGTGGAAAGTTAATCTTGGAATAGATGTTAAACTTACCCAAATGGAATTTGCCCCATTTATAAATGCATTTAGAACAGAAAGAAATTATACTATGGCAGCAGCAAGCTGGACAGGAAGCTATAATGATCCTACTACTTTTTTAAGTATGTTTGTGAGCTATTCATATAAAAACCACTCTTTATTTACAAATAAGGCTTTTGATGATGCTATCATTGCCGCTTCAAGAACTATAGATCAGAACATCAGAATGCGTGAACTTCATAAAGCTGAAAAAATACTTATAGAAGATGAAGCTGTTATAATACCTATAGCATATTTTGAACCGGCTGTATTAAAAAGTCCTAATTTAAAAGATGTGTTTTATATACCTTTTGCTCAATATAAGTTTTCATACTCTTATTTAGAAAAATAA
- a CDS encoding glycosyltransferase family 39 protein: MSDAKLNVLLKLLIVLSIIISLISSFYFQKDYFLSNDNEQHFYEMRTAHDNKEIPHTGARLVTSGLLVDDIARVPGAGFYSKFLLLFNLGGENYYTARIIDVSLYLLVLFIFLIWIYFRFGFVSAAIMTSFMAVNCIIFEAVTSFTNPNPVVMFSFLFCMFFVEYLRDEKYSKVFASLLFPVLAIMGQFHFAVYYGIVPTLLVYLIIKRDYSKKYFKYLALGVFISFLLYLPYLIAEIQNGFNNSLKMINLSKGYTVPFYKRFPQIYAQIIFPTFTLNKFDVKTALTYWGIFSPIVIITIIVSHVIVIASFVYSIMFLYKKDLFRGKRFKNDAVLKEVLFFYFLYIPVAILCPMILKGKGGGYVYHFSMFALSFFTILLFTNYLYYEKTKLFNLLIIFMFIHILAVPWHYYKQNDYFSLIGKKQRLTYDIVKNMAKDADGKPFTLYSRNIFNYAMNLFLTKKENAYTNQDYKIEYLITENTNSSLYAKDDSNIKIIPHHNLSLYYWYSTSNKPDFDDNSEQFLFDSNSVLIYTNELFNLYRKKLN, encoded by the coding sequence ATGAGTGATGCAAAATTAAATGTTTTATTAAAATTGTTAATTGTATTATCTATTATAATAAGTTTAATATCCAGCTTTTATTTTCAAAAAGATTATTTTTTATCTAATGATAATGAACAGCATTTTTATGAGATGAGAACAGCTCATGATAATAAAGAAATTCCGCATACAGGTGCAAGATTAGTTACAAGCGGACTTTTAGTTGATGATATAGCAAGAGTTCCGGGAGCTGGGTTTTATTCTAAATTTTTACTATTATTTAATTTGGGCGGAGAAAATTATTATACCGCTAGAATTATTGATGTTAGTTTATATTTATTAGTTTTATTTATATTTTTAATTTGGATTTATTTTAGATTTGGTTTTGTTTCTGCTGCAATTATGACATCATTTATGGCAGTTAACTGTATTATATTTGAAGCTGTTACTTCTTTTACTAATCCTAATCCTGTCGTAATGTTTTCATTTTTGTTTTGTATGTTTTTTGTAGAGTACTTGAGAGATGAAAAATATTCAAAAGTTTTTGCTTCACTTTTATTTCCTGTTTTAGCTATTATGGGGCAATTTCATTTTGCTGTATATTATGGTATAGTTCCAACTCTATTAGTTTATTTAATCATTAAAAGGGATTATTCTAAAAAATATTTTAAATATTTAGCTTTAGGAGTATTCATATCATTTTTATTGTATTTACCGTATTTAATAGCTGAGATTCAAAATGGATTTAATAACTCTTTAAAGATGATTAATTTATCAAAAGGTTATACTGTACCATTTTATAAACGCTTCCCTCAAATATATGCACAAATAATATTTCCTACTTTTACATTAAATAAATTTGATGTGAAAACAGCATTAACATATTGGGGTATATTTAGTCCTATAGTGATAATTACAATAATAGTTTCTCATGTTATAGTAATTGCTTCTTTTGTATATTCTATTATGTTTTTATATAAGAAGGATTTATTTAGAGGTAAAAGATTTAAAAATGATGCTGTATTAAAAGAAGTATTATTCTTTTATTTTTTGTATATACCTGTGGCTATACTTTGTCCTATGATTTTAAAAGGTAAAGGAGGCGGATATGTTTATCATTTTTCTATGTTTGCATTATCTTTCTTTACTATTTTATTATTTACAAATTATTTATATTATGAAAAGACTAAATTATTTAATTTGTTAATAATATTTATGTTTATTCATATTCTGGCAGTTCCTTGGCATTATTATAAACAAAATGACTATTTTTCTTTGATAGGTAAAAAACAAAGGCTTACTTATGATATTGTAAAAAACATGGCTAAAGATGCTGATGGAAAACCTTTTACTCTGTATTCAAGAAATATTTTTAATTATGCTATGAATTTATTTTTAACTAAAAAAGAAAATGCTTATACTAATCAAGATTATAAAATAGAATATTTAATAACAGAAAATACAAATTCATCATTGTATGCCAAAGATGATAGTAATATAAAAATAATACCGCATCATAATTTATCATTATATTATTGGTATAGTACCTCAAATAAGCCGGATTTTGATGATAATAGCGAACAATTTTTATTTGACAGTAATTCTGTATTAATTTATACAAATGAGCTGTTTAATTTGTATAGAAAGAAATTAAATTAA
- a CDS encoding ABC transporter ATP-binding protein, which yields MKPLIEIQDLKQHFKIKGGFFGRSIQTVKAVDGVSFTINKGETFGLVGESGSGKTTLGRTLLHLYKPTSGKIFFNGEEVNNENYRNYAKKMQIIFQDPYASLNPRMTVEDIIGEALDVHKLYSTKNERREKIINLLKLVGLNAEQAQRYPHEFSGGQRQRIGIARALAVNPEFIVCDEPVSALDVSIQAQIINMLYDMQQDMGLTYLFIAHDLAVVRQISKRIGVMYLGNIVELTDSESLYTKSLHPYTQSLISAIPISEPSIAKTKQRIILSGEIPSPINPPSGCKFRTRCPKAEAVCAEKVPEFREVESGHYCACHLV from the coding sequence ATGAAACCTTTAATAGAAATACAAGATTTGAAACAACATTTTAAAATCAAAGGCGGATTCTTTGGAAGAAGCATACAAACAGTAAAGGCCGTTGACGGAGTATCTTTTACCATAAATAAGGGAGAAACTTTCGGACTTGTTGGAGAGTCTGGAAGCGGAAAAACTACTTTGGGAAGAACTCTGCTTCATCTATATAAACCTACAAGCGGAAAAATCTTTTTTAATGGCGAAGAAGTTAATAATGAAAACTACCGTAATTATGCTAAAAAGATGCAGATAATCTTCCAAGATCCTTATGCCTCCCTTAATCCTCGTATGACTGTTGAAGATATAATAGGGGAAGCTCTCGATGTACATAAACTATATTCTACAAAAAATGAAAGAAGGGAAAAAATTATTAATCTTCTTAAACTTGTAGGGCTTAATGCAGAACAGGCTCAGAGATATCCTCATGAGTTTTCAGGCGGACAAAGACAGCGTATTGGTATAGCAAGAGCCTTAGCAGTTAATCCGGAGTTTATAGTTTGCGATGAGCCGGTATCTGCATTAGATGTATCTATACAGGCACAGATTATAAATATGCTTTATGATATGCAGCAGGATATGGGGCTTACTTATCTTTTTATAGCTCATGATTTGGCAGTGGTGCGTCAGATATCAAAGAGAATAGGTGTTATGTATTTGGGCAATATTGTAGAGCTTACAGACAGCGAATCATTATATACAAAATCGCTTCACCCTTATACTCAGTCTTTGATTTCTGCAATACCTATATCAGAGCCTTCTATAGCTAAAACTAAACAGAGAATAATACTTTCCGGTGAAATACCTTCTCCGATCAATCCTCCTTCGGGCTGCAAGTTCAGAACAAGATGTCCTAAAGCTGAGGCTGTTTGTGCTGAGAAAGTGCCTGAGTTTAGAGAAGTAGAAAGCGGTCATTATTGTGCTTGTCATTTAGTTTAG
- a CDS encoding ABC transporter ATP-binding protein has protein sequence MENNHLLEIKNLSVSFFTPLGEVKAVNNISYNLDKSKVLGIVGESGSGKSVSAYSIMGLIDEPGKIMNGEILFEGTDLIKLSEHEKKKIRGDSISMIFQDPMTCLNPVYTIGNQLMEALTTHQKINKTDAVEKIVELLTLVGINEPRRRIKQYPHELSGGMRQRIMIAMALAGSPKILIADEPTTALDVTIQAQILELIKDIQKKIQMAVILITHDFGIVADMADDIIVMYGGGIVERGTVYDIFERPKHPYTLGLLKSLPRIDIKQDRLIPIEGTPIDLLNMKSGCPFSTRCEECMKVCIDNKPPITEFEKGHFSACWLHQMPK, from the coding sequence ATGGAGAATAATCATTTATTAGAAATAAAAAATTTAAGCGTATCTTTCTTTACGCCTCTTGGAGAAGTTAAGGCTGTTAATAATATTTCTTATAATTTGGATAAATCTAAAGTTTTGGGTATAGTAGGGGAGTCTGGAAGCGGTAAGAGTGTTTCCGCTTATTCTATTATGGGACTTATTGATGAACCCGGTAAAATTATGAATGGGGAGATACTTTTTGAAGGTACTGATTTGATAAAACTTTCAGAGCATGAAAAGAAAAAAATCAGAGGAGACTCAATCTCTATGATTTTCCAAGACCCTATGACTTGTCTTAATCCTGTATACACCATAGGCAATCAATTAATGGAAGCCTTGACTACGCATCAAAAAATAAACAAAACTGATGCAGTAGAAAAAATAGTTGAACTTCTTACATTGGTTGGTATTAATGAGCCTAGAAGAAGAATAAAACAATATCCTCATGAGCTTTCAGGCGGTATGCGTCAGCGTATAATGATAGCTATGGCACTTGCTGGGAGTCCTAAAATACTTATAGCTGATGAGCCTACAACTGCACTTGATGTTACTATACAGGCACAGATACTAGAGCTTATAAAAGATATACAGAAAAAAATACAAATGGCTGTTATACTTATTACTCATGATTTTGGCATTGTAGCTGACATGGCAGATGATATTATAGTAATGTATGGAGGAGGTATAGTTGAACGCGGAACTGTTTATGATATATTTGAGCGTCCTAAACACCCTTACACATTGGGGCTTTTGAAATCACTTCCGCGTATTGATATAAAGCAGGATAGGCTTATCCCTATAGAAGGAACACCTATTGACCTTTTAAATATGAAATCAGGCTGTCCTTTCAGCACCAGATGCGAAGAATGTATGAAAGTATGTATTGATAATAAGCCTCCTATAACAGAGTTTGAGAAAGGACATTTTTCAGCCTGCTGGCTTCATCAAATGCCTAAATAA
- a CDS encoding ABC transporter permease: MEESLDKSLFVKATDEEKASAEVKRESVTYWQDAYRRFKKNRVALVSIIVIGIIAVLSIIIPIVSEYGYAQINRGVENSLPTFEHPFGTDTLGRDLLVRCMIGARISLLIGIVSATLVVIIGIVYGSISGYFGGLTDSIMMRIVDIISAVPTLLVVVLLSVVLKAPMDKLFLQNESLRGIGLLGPGLFSIFIVISLLYWTNMARMTRGQILALKGQEFVTAARALGTPHSRIIFKHLIPNAMGAIIVSAMVQIPNAIFVEAFLSFLGLGVSAPMVSLGSLTSNAVSGVYSYPYQLLFPAALISIIILCFNLVGDGLRDALDPRMKNR; this comes from the coding sequence ATGGAAGAGAGTTTGGATAAATCATTATTTGTTAAAGCTACCGATGAAGAAAAGGCTTCAGCTGAAGTAAAAAGAGAGAGTGTAACATATTGGCAGGACGCATATAGAAGATTTAAGAAAAATAGAGTTGCTTTAGTATCTATTATAGTTATTGGTATTATAGCAGTTCTTTCTATTATTATACCTATAGTTTCAGAATATGGATATGCTCAGATAAACAGAGGAGTAGAAAATAGCCTTCCTACTTTTGAGCACCCATTCGGTACTGATACTTTGGGAAGAGATTTGCTTGTAAGATGTATGATAGGAGCTAGAATTTCGCTTTTAATAGGTATAGTATCAGCTACTTTAGTTGTAATAATAGGTATAGTTTATGGTTCTATATCAGGATATTTCGGCGGGCTTACTGACAGTATTATGATGCGTATAGTTGATATAATAAGTGCTGTTCCTACACTTTTGGTAGTTGTATTATTATCAGTTGTACTTAAAGCTCCTATGGATAAATTATTTTTGCAAAATGAATCATTAAGAGGTATAGGTCTTTTAGGCCCTGGACTTTTCAGTATATTTATAGTTATATCTCTGCTTTATTGGACTAATATGGCAAGAATGACAAGAGGGCAGATTTTGGCATTAAAGGGGCAGGAGTTTGTAACTGCAGCCAGAGCTTTGGGTACTCCTCACAGCAGAATAATTTTCAAGCATTTAATCCCTAATGCTATGGGTGCTATAATAGTATCAGCTATGGTTCAGATACCTAATGCTATATTTGTAGAGGCTTTTTTAAGTTTCTTAGGTTTAGGAGTTAGTGCCCCTATGGTTTCACTTGGATCTCTTACTTCTAATGCGGTAAGCGGTGTTTATTCTTATCCTTATCAGCTTCTTTTTCCTGCTGCTTTGATAAGTATTATAATACTTTGTTTTAATTTGGTTGGAGACGGATTAAGAGATGCATTAGACCCTAGAATGAAAAACAGATAA
- a CDS encoding ABC transporter permease has product MFSYVVRRLLVSLLTLFVIVTITFFLMHTVPGGPFVGEKPLSKVALENLNRKYGLDKPLIVQYGNYLNNALKGDLGTSLTKIGQSVSGTIIRAFPVSFRLGIFSMFISTTIGVLFGIVAALRHGKFVDRAVMVAATLGIAVPSFVVATVSIIVFSVKLKLLPAYGFDSFAQYIMPGFALSFSSLSFMARLMRSSMLDVIHQDYIKTARAKGISRSIIIFKHALRNAIIPIVTYIGPLAAGILTGSFVVEKIFNIPGLGRYFVESITQRDYPTILGVTIFYGAFLIAMNFLVDLSYGIIDPRIKIQD; this is encoded by the coding sequence ATGTTTTCTTATGTTGTTAGAAGATTATTAGTATCACTTTTAACCCTTTTTGTTATAGTAACTATAACATTCTTTTTGATGCACACAGTACCGGGGGGACCTTTTGTAGGAGAAAAGCCTCTTAGTAAGGTTGCTCTTGAAAACTTAAATAGAAAATACGGGCTAGATAAACCATTAATAGTACAGTATGGTAATTATCTAAATAATGCTTTAAAAGGTGATTTAGGTACATCACTTACTAAAATAGGACAGTCGGTTTCCGGAACTATTATAAGAGCTTTTCCAGTGTCATTTAGGCTTGGAATATTCAGTATGTTTATTTCTACTACTATAGGGGTATTATTTGGAATAGTTGCGGCATTGAGGCATGGTAAATTTGTAGACAGGGCTGTAATGGTGGCAGCTACTTTGGGTATAGCAGTGCCTAGTTTTGTAGTTGCTACAGTTTCTATTATAGTATTTTCTGTAAAGCTGAAACTTCTTCCTGCTTATGGTTTTGATTCTTTTGCTCAATATATAATGCCCGGATTTGCTTTGTCTTTTAGTTCTTTAAGTTTTATGGCTAGGCTTATGAGAAGTTCTATGCTTGATGTTATTCATCAGGATTATATAAAAACAGCAAGGGCTAAAGGTATATCAAGAAGCATAATAATATTTAAACATGCCTTAAGAAATGCTATTATACCAATAGTTACTTATATAGGACCTCTTGCAGCAGGAATACTTACAGGTTCATTTGTAGTTGAGAAAATATTTAATATACCGGGACTTGGAAGATACTTTGTTGAAAGCATAACACAAAGAGATTATCCTACGATATTAGGTGTTACTATATTTTACGGGGCTTTTTTAATAGCTATGAATTTCTTGGTTGACTTATCTTATGGTATTATAGACCCTAGAATAAAAATACAGGATTAA
- a CDS encoding leucine-rich repeat domain-containing protein: MRKIILLTIILLIPLFLSCRNSITPASYNNNYINDEYLEYLEYGLEIDEANTQNMEEALVRYANNNNGKYKLIFKGTSTKKYDIWSSITQMLDYISLENIEIEVSLKYVDFPNNKIQDYLLGANAINKSVKKIILPDTITEIGEYSFYCPGLTNINLPDTLTKIGRRGFVGCHDLKTLKLPNSLNVIDELAFSLCGFESIELPDSVTSIGKSAFHDCDNLTYIKLPNNLYTISDSMFESCNLLNTITIPASVKVIEKYAFYYDQNLESVRFLNNDLSSMIIANNIFVGCSLKTVYIPSSSTASDETWRTALNLDPSVNIVRE; this comes from the coding sequence ATGAGAAAAATAATCTTATTAACTATAATACTATTAATACCGCTATTTTTATCATGCAGAAACAGCATCACTCCTGCATCATATAATAATAATTATATTAATGATGAATATTTAGAATATTTGGAGTACGGACTAGAAATAGATGAGGCTAATACTCAAAATATGGAAGAAGCATTAGTACGATATGCTAATAACAATAATGGAAAATATAAATTAATATTTAAAGGAACATCAACTAAAAAATATGATATTTGGAGTTCAATTACTCAAATGCTTGATTATATTTCTTTGGAAAACATAGAAATTGAAGTATCTTTAAAATATGTAGATTTTCCTAACAATAAAATACAAGATTATTTATTGGGAGCAAATGCTATTAATAAATCAGTAAAAAAAATAATACTTCCAGATACAATAACAGAGATAGGTGAATATTCTTTTTATTGTCCGGGATTAACAAATATAAATCTTCCTGATACATTAACCAAGATAGGCAGAAGAGGATTTGTGGGATGTCATGATTTAAAAACTTTGAAATTACCTAATTCATTAAATGTTATAGATGAGTTAGCATTTTCATTATGCGGATTTGAAAGTATAGAACTTCCTGATTCTGTAACTTCTATAGGCAAATCAGCATTCCACGACTGCGATAATTTAACATACATAAAATTACCTAATAATTTATATACCATATCTGATAGTATGTTTGAAAGCTGTAATTTATTAAATACAATAACTATACCTGCATCTGTAAAGGTAATAGAAAAATATGCTTTTTATTATGACCAAAATTTGGAAAGTGTAAGATTCTTAAATAATGATCTTTCATCAATGATTATTGCAAATAATATATTTGTAGGATGCAGTTTAAAAACAGTATATATACCATCAAGCAGTACAGCTTCAGATGAGACTTGGAGAACTGCTTTAAATTTAGATCCATCTGTAAATATTGTAAGAGAATAA
- the purD gene encoding phosphoribosylamine--glycine ligase: MKILVIGSGAREHAICNNLSKNERVSKIYCALGNAGTAREDKCENVKISAIDEILNFAKKENIDLTIVGSEEMLVYGIADKFEENGLKIFGPNKQAAILEGSKVYAKNFMKKYGVKTAEYETFTEYSKASEYLNKCSYPIVIKASGLALGKGVLICQDKKEAQNALEDIMVKKIFKEAGDEIVIEEFLEGVEASILSVTDSNVIIPFISAKDHKKICDNDTGNNTGGMGVIAPNPYYTKEAEELFIKDILEPTLKGIKSEKMSFAGIIFFGIMITKKGVYLLEYNVRMGDPETQAVLQILDTDYLSIIESAMKRDLSSLNIKWKNKHACCVVMASGGYPASYSKGYKIEGIENIKGKCFIAGAKIDENNNIVTDGGRVLNVVNIADTLEEARKLTYEDIEKIDFKDKYYRKDIGLIK, encoded by the coding sequence ATGAAAATATTAGTTATAGGCTCAGGTGCCAGAGAGCATGCCATTTGCAATAATTTGAGTAAAAATGAAAGAGTATCAAAAATATATTGTGCCTTAGGTAATGCTGGAACAGCCAGAGAAGATAAATGCGAAAATGTCAAAATTTCTGCTATAGATGAAATATTAAATTTCGCCAAAAAAGAAAATATTGATTTAACTATTGTAGGAAGCGAAGAGATGCTTGTATACGGAATAGCTGATAAGTTTGAAGAAAACGGATTAAAAATATTCGGACCTAATAAGCAGGCTGCTATACTTGAAGGCTCCAAAGTTTATGCTAAAAATTTCATGAAAAAATATGGTGTAAAAACTGCTGAATATGAAACATTTACAGAATATAGTAAAGCGAGTGAATATTTAAATAAATGCAGTTATCCTATAGTTATAAAGGCGAGCGGACTTGCTTTAGGTAAAGGCGTTTTAATATGCCAAGATAAAAAAGAGGCTCAAAATGCCTTAGAAGATATAATGGTTAAAAAAATATTTAAAGAAGCTGGAGATGAAATAGTAATAGAAGAGTTTTTGGAAGGTGTTGAAGCATCTATACTTTCAGTAACCGACAGCAATGTTATAATACCTTTTATATCTGCTAAAGATCATAAAAAGATATGTGATAATGATACTGGAAATAATACAGGAGGAATGGGAGTTATTGCTCCTAATCCATATTATACAAAAGAAGCAGAAGAATTATTTATAAAAGATATATTAGAGCCTACACTTAAAGGTATAAAGTCCGAAAAAATGTCTTTTGCAGGCATAATATTCTTTGGTATTATGATAACAAAAAAAGGTGTATACTTGCTAGAATATAATGTAAGAATGGGAGACCCTGAAACTCAGGCAGTGCTTCAGATTTTAGATACTGACTACTTATCTATTATAGAATCAGCTATGAAAAGAGACTTATCAAGTTTAAATATCAAATGGAAAAACAAACATGCATGCTGTGTTGTAATGGCATCTGGCGGATATCCAGCAAGCTATAGCAAAGGATACAAAATAGAAGGCATTGAAAATATAAAAGGTAAATGTTTTATTGCTGGTGCCAAAATAGATGAAAATAATAATATTGTTACTGACGGAGGACGAGTTCTTAATGTTGTTAATATAGCGGATACTTTAGAAGAGGCTAGAAAGTTAACTTACGAAGATATAGAGAAAATAGATTTTAAAGATAAATACTATAGAAAAGATATAGGATTAATAAAATAA